In Haloterrigena turkmenica DSM 5511, a single genomic region encodes these proteins:
- a CDS encoding MFS transporter, protein MHSSDRDRIVLAAVVFAVLFSQLLLYPGVSTLVDALGADAATSAFAATDLDASMWFLVAEFAGYVAFVGVWGAASDITGRRTPFIVAGALAGAASYAALAAVPAIGSIPFEGVLVMRFVQGAMTIGAFSLTMTMLMDLEGGHGRNMGAAGIAIGLGAALGAPIGGQLSEVNPLAPLLGAAGLLVVVGLLVTRVPDRSPDSRRAVRALLEGVRKRPALSIPFAFGFIDRMTAGFFALVGTLYFQDAFGVGPAVTGLLLACFFAPFALLQYPMGALSDRIGRTIPIVVGSVCYGVGILAVGAAPSVATAAIGMVGVGVLGALVSPATMALVTDIAAESERGLAMAGFNVAGSLGFLGGFLVGGTVAGDYGYGLAFLAVGGLEIAIALLAVPVFLRLSIGRGDEFATEDRGSL, encoded by the coding sequence GTGCACTCGAGCGACCGAGACCGGATCGTGCTCGCGGCCGTCGTCTTCGCCGTGCTGTTCTCCCAGCTGTTGCTCTATCCGGGCGTGTCGACTCTCGTGGACGCGCTCGGGGCCGACGCGGCGACATCGGCGTTCGCGGCGACCGACCTCGACGCCAGCATGTGGTTCCTCGTCGCAGAGTTCGCGGGCTATGTCGCCTTCGTCGGCGTCTGGGGCGCCGCGAGCGATATCACGGGGCGTCGCACGCCCTTCATCGTCGCCGGGGCGCTCGCCGGCGCCGCCAGCTACGCCGCCCTCGCCGCCGTTCCCGCGATCGGATCGATCCCGTTCGAGGGCGTCCTCGTCATGCGGTTCGTGCAGGGCGCGATGACCATCGGCGCGTTCTCGCTGACGATGACCATGCTGATGGACCTCGAGGGCGGCCACGGCCGGAACATGGGCGCGGCGGGGATCGCCATCGGTCTCGGCGCCGCGCTCGGCGCCCCGATCGGCGGCCAACTCTCCGAAGTGAACCCGCTCGCGCCGCTGCTCGGGGCCGCCGGGTTGCTCGTGGTCGTCGGCCTGCTCGTCACGCGGGTCCCGGACCGCTCGCCCGACAGCCGGCGGGCCGTTCGCGCGCTCCTCGAGGGCGTTCGGAAGCGACCGGCGCTGTCGATCCCCTTCGCCTTCGGCTTCATCGACCGAATGACGGCTGGCTTCTTCGCGCTCGTCGGCACGCTCTACTTTCAGGACGCCTTCGGCGTCGGACCCGCCGTGACCGGGCTGTTGCTGGCGTGCTTTTTCGCCCCCTTCGCGCTGTTGCAGTACCCGATGGGGGCGCTCTCGGATCGAATCGGCCGAACGATACCGATCGTCGTCGGCTCGGTGTGTTACGGCGTCGGGATCCTCGCGGTCGGGGCCGCGCCGTCGGTCGCGACAGCGGCGATCGGCATGGTCGGCGTCGGCGTCCTCGGCGCGCTGGTCTCGCCGGCGACGATGGCGCTGGTCACCGACATCGCCGCCGAGAGCGAGCGCGGCCTCGCGATGGCCGGCTTCAACGTCGCCGGTAGCCTCGGCTTCCTCGGCGGCTTCCTGGTCGGCGGCACCGTCGCCGGCGACTACGGCTACGGCCTCGCGTTCCTCGCCGTCGGCGGCCTCGAGATCGCCATCGCGCTGCTGGCCGTACCGGTGTTCCTGCGCCTGTCGATCGGGCGCGGCGACGAGTTCGCAACCGAAGATCGTGGATCGCTCTGA
- a CDS encoding plastocyanin/azurin family copper-binding protein, with translation MVAGCGGGSGNGDENGNGNGSSDGYEIEPDTTVELEAATTEWTGIAPSDIEGESNPTLILQAGETYEIGWTQGDGSGHNIEIRDDSGEVVNDLATEQTDEEEPSDQMLEFTASSEMTEYVCKPHSSNMVGELQVEGSNGGGNGNESEGNESGNESEGNMSEGNESGNESEE, from the coding sequence ATGGTTGCCGGCTGTGGCGGCGGCAGCGGCAACGGCGACGAGAACGGCAACGGAAACGGCAGCAGCGACGGGTACGAGATCGAGCCCGATACGACGGTCGAACTCGAAGCCGCCACGACCGAGTGGACCGGTATCGCCCCGAGCGACATCGAGGGCGAGTCGAACCCGACGCTCATCCTCCAGGCCGGCGAAACGTACGAGATCGGCTGGACGCAGGGCGACGGCTCCGGACACAACATCGAGATTCGAGACGACAGCGGCGAGGTCGTCAACGATCTCGCGACCGAGCAGACCGACGAGGAGGAGCCCAGCGATCAGATGCTCGAGTTCACCGCCAGTAGTGAGATGACTGAGTACGTCTGCAAGCCCCACTCGTCGAACATGGTCGGCGAGCTGCAGGTCGAAGGCAGCAACGGCGGTGGCAACGGTAACGAGTCCGAGGGCAACGAATCCGGCAACGAGTCCGAAGGCAACATGTCCGAGGGCAACGAATCCGGCAACGAGTCCGAAGAGTAA
- a CDS encoding cupredoxin domain-containing protein, translating into MSNSDRLTRRTVVRAAGLATATAALAGCIDESSVDDPDDSSDADSQPSDEQGSEPDETDDEGQSNGDEAADDDAEAAPLEIELRGELDGWRALEPAGIEGDVNPTLPLEAGRTYRLGWMEGDGLGHNIEIRDARDDVIDDLSTPVTQEPGEEQWLEFEATEEMAAYVCTPHESTMRGDIVIETPVDRGSDESDDEGSAAGQEVRIEPGTRVEFRAQTIEWEGITPASVEGLPNPTFVLEDGESYELGWTEGDGTVHNIEIRNDDNEVVDGLSTELTSEEEPSDQFLTFEASAEMAVYACEPHQNTMQGEIRIEGATPE; encoded by the coding sequence ATGTCCAATTCCGACCGGCTGACTCGCCGGACCGTGGTTCGAGCCGCCGGGCTCGCGACAGCGACCGCCGCACTCGCCGGCTGTATCGACGAGAGCAGCGTCGACGATCCGGACGACTCCTCCGACGCGGACTCGCAACCGTCCGACGAGCAGGGATCGGAGCCGGACGAGACCGACGACGAGGGACAGTCTAACGGTGACGAGGCGGCCGACGACGATGCGGAAGCGGCGCCGCTCGAGATCGAACTTCGCGGCGAACTCGACGGCTGGCGGGCCCTCGAGCCGGCCGGAATCGAGGGCGACGTGAACCCGACCCTCCCGCTCGAGGCGGGCCGAACGTACCGCCTCGGCTGGATGGAGGGTGACGGCCTCGGACACAACATCGAAATCCGCGACGCCCGCGACGATGTCATCGACGATCTCTCGACGCCCGTGACCCAGGAGCCCGGCGAGGAGCAGTGGCTCGAGTTCGAGGCCACCGAGGAGATGGCCGCCTACGTGTGCACCCCCCACGAGAGCACGATGCGCGGCGACATCGTCATTGAGACGCCCGTCGACCGCGGGTCGGACGAGTCCGACGACGAGGGGTCGGCGGCGGGTCAGGAGGTCCGGATCGAGCCGGGGACGCGAGTCGAGTTCCGCGCACAAACCATCGAGTGGGAAGGGATCACACCGGCGTCCGTCGAGGGCCTGCCGAATCCGACGTTCGTCCTCGAGGACGGCGAATCGTACGAACTCGGCTGGACCGAGGGCGACGGCACCGTGCACAATATCGAGATTCGAAACGACGACAACGAAGTCGTTGACGGCCTCTCGACGGAGTTGACTAGCGAGGAAGAGCCCAGCGATCAGTTCCTCACGTTCGAGGCCAGCGCGGAGATGGCCGTCTACGCCTGTGAGCCACATCAGAACACGATGCAAGGTGAGATCCGGATCGAAGGGGCGACGCCGGAGTAA
- the metX gene encoding homoserine O-acetyltransferase MetX, which produces MTTKDTIDLGEFQFLSGETIPSLEVAYETYGEFTGDNAVLVCHALTGSSHVARRPDSGGDTAGQARAWWGDVVGPGKAIDTSEYYVVCANAPGSCYGTTGPATENPETGEPYGTDFPPVTVGDWTRSQRKLLDELGVGRLRAVVGGSVGGMNVLDWLRRYPDDVERAGVVASAARLDPQCLALDTVARRAITSDPNWNGGHYYGGPEPTDGLARARQIGHIMYLSKPSMARKFGRRSAGREAVREEPTDPAAAFFPYREVESYLDYQADKFTDRFDANSYLYMTRAMDDFDLSAGYESDADALAAFEGELLLLSFTGDWHFTTEQAEALAEAARESNVDVAHHVVESDHGHDAFLVEPEKVGPPLSDLLETGLSGRAITDTADDDEPAETESFAPVHTSLFSE; this is translated from the coding sequence ATGACGACCAAAGACACGATCGATCTCGGCGAGTTCCAGTTCCTCTCTGGGGAGACGATTCCGAGCCTCGAGGTGGCCTACGAGACCTACGGCGAGTTCACCGGCGACAACGCGGTGCTGGTCTGTCACGCGCTGACCGGGAGTTCCCACGTCGCCCGGCGGCCCGATTCGGGCGGCGACACCGCCGGCCAGGCCCGCGCCTGGTGGGGCGACGTCGTCGGCCCCGGGAAGGCCATCGACACCAGCGAGTACTACGTGGTCTGTGCGAACGCACCCGGCTCCTGTTACGGCACGACGGGGCCGGCCACCGAGAACCCCGAGACGGGCGAGCCCTACGGGACCGACTTCCCGCCCGTCACGGTCGGCGACTGGACCCGGTCCCAGCGCAAGCTGCTCGACGAACTCGGCGTCGGTCGCCTCCGCGCCGTCGTCGGCGGCAGCGTCGGCGGGATGAACGTCCTCGATTGGCTGCGCCGCTACCCCGACGACGTCGAGCGGGCCGGCGTCGTCGCTTCGGCCGCCCGACTCGATCCGCAGTGTCTCGCGCTCGATACGGTCGCCCGGCGGGCGATCACCAGCGATCCGAACTGGAACGGCGGCCATTACTACGGCGGTCCCGAGCCGACGGACGGGCTCGCACGCGCGCGCCAGATCGGCCACATCATGTATCTCTCGAAGCCCTCGATGGCCCGAAAGTTCGGCCGCCGCTCGGCCGGCCGGGAGGCCGTCCGCGAGGAGCCGACGGATCCCGCGGCCGCCTTCTTCCCCTACCGGGAGGTCGAGTCCTATCTGGACTACCAGGCCGACAAGTTCACCGACCGCTTCGACGCCAACAGCTACCTCTACATGACCCGGGCGATGGACGACTTCGATCTGTCGGCGGGCTACGAGTCCGACGCCGACGCGCTGGCGGCCTTCGAGGGGGAACTCCTCTTGCTCTCGTTTACCGGCGACTGGCACTTCACCACCGAGCAGGCCGAGGCGCTGGCCGAGGCCGCCCGCGAGTCGAACGTCGACGTCGCCCACCACGTCGTCGAGTCCGACCACGGCCACGACGCCTTCCTCGTCGAACCCGAGAAGGTCGGTCCGCCGCTGTCGGACCTGCTCGAGACCGGCCTCTCCGGCCGGGCCATTACCGATACCGCCGACGATGACGAGCCCGCCGAGACGGAATCGTTCGCACCGGTCCACACGAGTCTATTTTCTGAGTGA
- a CDS encoding DsrE family protein — protein MQTVFHLIADDPDQQQTALTIAKNLTEDDSVEIGDIAIVAQAEGIEPLTAGGDGSDMVEELLERGLSVKACGNTLELKDLAESDLVDGVETVPSGGGELTRLQDEGYAYIRP, from the coding sequence GTGCAAACAGTATTCCACCTGATCGCCGACGACCCGGACCAGCAGCAGACCGCGCTCACCATCGCGAAAAATCTCACGGAGGACGACTCCGTCGAGATCGGCGACATCGCCATCGTCGCCCAGGCCGAGGGTATCGAGCCGTTGACGGCCGGCGGCGACGGCAGCGATATGGTCGAAGAACTGCTCGAGCGCGGCCTCTCGGTCAAGGCCTGTGGCAACACCCTCGAGTTGAAGGACCTCGCGGAGTCCGACCTCGTCGACGGCGTCGAGACCGTTCCCTCCGGCGGCGGAGAGCTGACCCGGCTGCAGGACGAGGGCTACGCCTACATTCGGCCGTAA
- a CDS encoding class I SAM-dependent methyltransferase — translation MTQPTRDDETVKEFVRRHWDGRAATFDEEPQHGIHTDEQRDRWLEVLRERIGDEPRRVLDAGCGTGVLSLLLAELGHDVTGVDFAPSMLERAREKARATDHSIEFHRGDAESLAVPDDAFELLTARHLVWTLPNPAAAIREWQRVVEPGGRILLVEGYWDHDEPWDEYEEIHDDLPLYDGRSPDELREVLLEAGLRDVEYDPLRDPTLWGRAPRHDYYLMSGTVPR, via the coding sequence GTGACGCAGCCGACTCGGGACGACGAAACCGTCAAGGAGTTCGTCCGACGGCACTGGGACGGCCGCGCGGCGACGTTCGACGAGGAGCCCCAGCACGGCATCCACACCGACGAACAGCGCGATCGCTGGCTCGAGGTGCTCCGTGAGCGGATCGGCGACGAACCGCGTCGCGTCCTCGACGCGGGCTGTGGGACCGGTGTCCTCTCGCTGTTGCTGGCGGAACTGGGTCACGACGTTACCGGCGTCGACTTCGCGCCGTCGATGCTCGAGCGCGCCCGAGAGAAGGCTCGAGCGACGGACCACTCGATCGAGTTCCACCGCGGGGACGCGGAGTCACTCGCCGTTCCGGACGACGCCTTTGAGCTCCTCACGGCACGCCACCTCGTCTGGACGCTCCCGAACCCCGCGGCGGCGATTCGGGAGTGGCAGCGAGTGGTCGAGCCGGGCGGCCGGATCCTCCTCGTCGAGGGCTATTGGGACCACGACGAGCCGTGGGACGAGTACGAGGAGATCCACGACGACCTGCCGCTGTACGACGGTCGCTCGCCGGACGAACTGCGCGAGGTGCTCCTCGAGGCGGGCCTCCGGGACGTCGAGTACGACCCGCTGCGGGATCCGACGCTGTGGGGACGAGCGCCCCGTCACGACTATTACCTGATGAGCGGGACCGTTCCCCGTTGA
- a CDS encoding O-acetylhomoserine aminocarboxypropyltransferase/cysteine synthase family protein has protein sequence MSDDASDGTADESERPERGLGTRSVHAGQSPDPETGAMAPPIFQTTSYVFDDADTAADRYALEDDGYIYSRIANPTVRTLEKRLASLEGGADAVATASGMAALDSATLILAEAGDNVVCSTDTYGGTTAYLSKTASRREIETKFVPTLEYDAYDDAIDEDTAFVHVETIGNPSLVTPDFERVAEIAHENGVPLVVDNTFATPALCRPLEHGADVVWESTTKWLHGSGTTVGGVLVDGGSFPWGKHGYDEIAGPNHAYHDVDFSRDFPEAPFAATARYRSLRSLGNQQSPFDAWQTLQGLESMPLRVEKHCENAQVVAEYLADHEDVAWVTHPGLETHPTHDNATRYLSDFGGMVAFGLEGGFEAGKTFCESVEVAQFLANIGDAKTLVIHPASTTHGQLTPEEREEAGVTDDLIRMSVGIEDPEDILADLEQAIEAATRAVSD, from the coding sequence ATGAGCGACGACGCGAGCGACGGGACCGCCGACGAATCGGAGCGTCCCGAGCGCGGTCTCGGGACACGAAGCGTCCACGCCGGCCAATCGCCCGATCCGGAGACGGGAGCGATGGCCCCGCCGATCTTCCAGACGACCTCCTACGTCTTCGACGACGCCGACACCGCCGCCGACCGCTACGCCCTCGAGGACGACGGCTACATCTACTCTCGCATCGCGAACCCGACCGTCCGCACCCTCGAGAAGCGCCTGGCCTCGCTCGAGGGCGGCGCGGACGCGGTCGCGACGGCCAGCGGGATGGCCGCGCTGGACTCGGCGACGCTGATCCTCGCCGAGGCGGGCGACAACGTGGTCTGTTCGACCGACACCTACGGCGGGACGACCGCCTACCTCTCGAAGACCGCTTCCCGACGGGAAATCGAGACGAAATTCGTCCCCACCCTCGAGTACGACGCCTACGACGACGCCATCGACGAGGACACCGCGTTCGTCCACGTCGAGACGATCGGCAACCCCTCGCTGGTGACGCCGGACTTCGAGCGCGTCGCCGAGATCGCCCACGAGAACGGCGTGCCGCTCGTGGTGGACAACACCTTCGCGACGCCGGCGCTCTGTCGCCCGCTCGAGCACGGGGCTGACGTCGTCTGGGAGTCGACGACCAAGTGGCTCCACGGTTCGGGCACGACCGTCGGCGGCGTCCTCGTCGACGGCGGCTCGTTCCCGTGGGGCAAGCACGGCTACGACGAGATCGCGGGGCCGAACCACGCCTACCACGACGTCGACTTCTCGCGGGACTTCCCCGAGGCTCCCTTCGCCGCGACGGCGCGCTACCGCTCGCTCCGGAGCCTGGGGAACCAGCAGTCGCCGTTCGACGCCTGGCAGACCCTCCAGGGCCTCGAGTCGATGCCCCTCCGAGTCGAGAAACACTGCGAGAACGCCCAGGTCGTCGCGGAGTACCTGGCCGACCACGAGGACGTCGCGTGGGTCACGCATCCCGGCCTCGAGACCCATCCGACCCACGACAACGCCACCCGCTATCTGTCGGACTTCGGCGGCATGGTCGCGTTCGGCCTCGAGGGCGGATTCGAGGCGGGCAAGACCTTCTGCGAGAGCGTCGAGGTCGCGCAGTTCCTCGCGAACATCGGCGATGCAAAGACGCTGGTGATTCACCCCGCGAGCACGACCCACGGGCAGTTGACGCCCGAAGAGCGCGAGGAGGCCGGCGTCACCGACGATCTGATTCGGATGTCCGTCGGCATCGAGGACCCCGAAGATATTCTCGCGGACTTAGAGCAGGCCATCGAGGCGGCGACGCGGGCGGTGAGCGATTGA
- a CDS encoding DUF6517 family protein — MTLTRRGLLAAGATAGASALAGCTDFVADSLSSDRATVARAALQETGYAERTVEEVVVERTVGRFGLERTIEARNWYAEYDRAIALDALGLGRLQASVVSVLTTPQVSVLGKTFNPVGDYSTDELVALIQSRYDELEGVERVGEESVSVLGTETTLVRYRAEARLIDAGTTVDVFLQVSEPVAHGDDFVIGVAVFPQARGFETESGNVRTLLEALEHG; from the coding sequence ATGACTCTCACGCGCCGCGGACTTCTCGCAGCGGGGGCGACCGCCGGAGCGAGCGCGCTCGCCGGCTGTACCGACTTCGTCGCCGATTCGCTCTCGTCGGATCGGGCGACCGTCGCTCGAGCGGCCCTCCAGGAGACCGGCTACGCCGAACGCACCGTCGAGGAGGTCGTCGTCGAGCGGACTGTCGGCCGGTTCGGACTCGAGCGGACGATCGAGGCCCGCAACTGGTACGCCGAGTACGACCGCGCGATCGCGCTCGACGCGCTCGGACTGGGTCGGCTGCAGGCGTCGGTCGTCTCCGTGCTCACGACGCCGCAGGTGTCGGTGCTCGGAAAGACGTTCAATCCCGTCGGCGACTACTCCACGGACGAACTCGTCGCGCTGATCCAGAGCCGGTACGACGAACTCGAGGGCGTCGAGCGCGTCGGCGAGGAGTCGGTGTCGGTACTGGGAACGGAGACGACGCTGGTCCGCTACCGCGCCGAGGCTCGACTGATCGACGCCGGGACGACCGTCGACGTCTTTCTTCAGGTCAGCGAACCCGTCGCCCACGGGGACGACTTCGTGATCGGCGTCGCCGTCTTTCCCCAGGCCCGGGGCTTCGAAACCGAGTCCGGGAACGTCCGGACGCTGCTCGAGGCCCTCGAGCACGGCTGA